From Fimbriimonadaceae bacterium, the proteins below share one genomic window:
- a CDS encoding PSD1 and planctomycete cytochrome C domain-containing protein, whose product MHWGRWTFALASVAVGLYGWSSSPLDQTPPPVQKSTRVDFNREIRPLLAKHCWTCHGADSGSRRAGLRLDTPQGIAELRHGSKPIEPGNLKASLVWQRLNPEIPALQMPPPESGIEPMNDAEKALVRQWIEQGGKFERHWAFELPVRSDPPQVPGDGWVRNFVDAFVRAKMEANGLKPEPEAAPATLLRRASLTLTGLPPTPQELDSFLQDKAAGAYERAVDRLLASPRYGEHEARYWLDAVRYGDTHGLHLDNERSIWPYRDWVVRAFNEDLPYDQFVTWQLAGDLLPNPTTEQLIATGYVRLNPTTNEGGAIAEEFLAKNTFDRVDTTSTVMLGVTLGCARCHDHKYDPFLQRDYYGLFAFFNSTLDAPLDGNDKFHGPTVKAALPEQEAQLREWDAALRSLEARVDPNEARAWAEREAARRPSVGAWTLAGPYAAGSFDAAFDQPYGPEPGALKNTVEWRPIDLPPGKAQLGVVGKANAAVYLRATVDSPLAREAELLLGSDDGVAVWLNGKSVHKNKTLRAVAPGADKVRLPLQQGANELLVKIVNATGDDGVAIDLADPLAGRLKAELDKGAKADHRLFASAFLASGPDSADAKRYRTVSAQRDQLDASLPRTLVAAELPMPRTAYVLKRGEYDKRGAPVTRAIPRVFGWLPSGAPVNRLGLAKWIVSRKNPLASRVIVNRIWQQEFGTGLVASSEDFGSRGDFPSHPELLDTLAVWFRENGWSVKKLHRLLVTSATFRQSAAVDAEKRALDPENRLLARGPRYRLDAEVLRDQALYAAGLLNEERGGHGVKPYQPPGLWEEIAYPASDTSKYVQDHGQALYRRSLYLFWKRTSPPPALLLFDAPMRESCVVRRARTNTPLQALTAMNAPAYFEASRVMAERVLHQKGPDASRIDFAFRLATARDPSPSEQGVLLRALSEQRALYHFDVDNAKKLISAGEAPRDESLDPAEHAAWTMVCNLMLNLDETVTMH is encoded by the coding sequence ATGCATTGGGGAAGGTGGACTTTCGCGTTGGCTTCCGTAGCCGTGGGACTCTATGGGTGGAGTTCGAGCCCCCTCGACCAAACCCCGCCTCCCGTCCAGAAGTCCACCCGCGTGGATTTCAATCGGGAAATCCGCCCGCTGCTTGCCAAACACTGCTGGACGTGCCACGGCGCCGACTCGGGATCGAGACGCGCCGGTCTGCGCCTCGACACGCCGCAGGGCATCGCGGAGCTGCGCCACGGGTCCAAGCCGATCGAGCCCGGAAACCTCAAAGCGTCGCTCGTTTGGCAACGGTTGAACCCCGAGATTCCCGCCCTCCAGATGCCTCCCCCCGAGTCGGGCATCGAGCCGATGAACGACGCGGAGAAGGCGCTCGTCCGCCAGTGGATCGAGCAGGGAGGCAAGTTCGAACGGCACTGGGCGTTCGAACTTCCCGTGCGGAGCGATCCTCCGCAGGTGCCGGGCGATGGGTGGGTCCGCAACTTCGTCGACGCCTTCGTGCGCGCAAAGATGGAGGCGAACGGCCTGAAACCCGAGCCTGAGGCCGCCCCGGCGACGCTTCTGCGGCGCGCCAGCCTGACGCTCACCGGACTCCCGCCCACGCCGCAGGAGCTCGACAGCTTCCTTCAGGACAAGGCGGCCGGCGCCTACGAACGCGCCGTGGACCGCTTGCTGGCGAGCCCGCGCTACGGCGAGCACGAGGCGCGCTACTGGCTCGACGCCGTACGCTACGGGGACACCCACGGCCTGCACCTCGACAACGAGCGGTCCATCTGGCCGTATCGAGACTGGGTCGTGCGCGCCTTCAACGAGGATCTGCCCTACGATCAGTTCGTGACCTGGCAGCTCGCGGGAGACCTCCTTCCGAACCCAACGACCGAGCAGTTGATCGCGACAGGCTACGTTCGTCTGAACCCCACCACGAATGAAGGGGGCGCCATCGCGGAGGAGTTTCTCGCCAAGAACACGTTCGACCGCGTGGACACGACCTCCACCGTCATGCTCGGCGTCACCCTGGGGTGCGCCCGGTGCCACGACCACAAGTACGACCCGTTCCTTCAGCGCGACTACTACGGCCTGTTCGCGTTCTTCAACAGCACCCTAGACGCGCCCCTGGACGGCAACGACAAGTTTCACGGCCCCACGGTCAAGGCCGCGCTTCCCGAACAGGAAGCCCAGTTGAGGGAGTGGGACGCCGCCCTCCGGTCTCTCGAAGCCCGGGTCGATCCGAATGAGGCGCGCGCATGGGCCGAGCGCGAGGCCGCCCGCCGCCCCTCGGTCGGCGCGTGGACCCTCGCGGGACCGTATGCCGCCGGCTCGTTCGATGCGGCCTTCGACCAGCCTTACGGACCGGAGCCCGGCGCGCTCAAGAACACCGTCGAGTGGCGTCCGATCGACCTGCCTCCGGGTAAGGCCCAACTGGGCGTCGTGGGCAAGGCGAACGCCGCCGTCTACCTGCGCGCCACGGTGGATTCCCCCTTGGCGCGGGAGGCCGAACTGCTGCTCGGAAGCGACGACGGGGTCGCCGTCTGGCTCAACGGCAAGTCCGTCCACAAGAACAAGACCCTCCGCGCGGTCGCACCCGGCGCCGACAAGGTGCGGCTGCCGCTGCAGCAGGGCGCGAACGAACTGCTTGTGAAGATCGTGAACGCGACCGGCGACGACGGCGTGGCGATCGATCTGGCCGACCCGCTGGCCGGACGCCTCAAGGCGGAGCTCGACAAAGGCGCCAAGGCCGACCACCGGCTGTTCGCCTCGGCCTTTCTCGCGTCGGGCCCCGACTCCGCCGACGCCAAGCGGTACCGGACCGTTTCCGCGCAGCGCGATCAGCTCGACGCCTCGCTGCCCCGCACGCTGGTCGCCGCCGAGCTTCCGATGCCGCGCACCGCCTACGTGCTCAAGCGCGGCGAGTACGACAAGCGCGGCGCACCCGTGACGCGGGCGATTCCCCGGGTCTTCGGGTGGCTCCCCTCCGGCGCGCCGGTCAACCGCCTTGGATTGGCCAAATGGATCGTGAGCCGAAAGAACCCGCTTGCGTCCCGCGTGATCGTCAACCGGATTTGGCAGCAGGAGTTCGGCACCGGCCTCGTCGCGAGCAGCGAGGATTTCGGCAGCCGAGGGGACTTCCCCAGCCATCCCGAGCTCCTCGACACGCTCGCCGTCTGGTTCCGCGAGAACGGGTGGAGCGTGAAGAAGCTGCATCGGCTGCTGGTGACCAGCGCCACGTTCCGCCAAAGCGCGGCCGTTGACGCCGAGAAGCGGGCGCTCGACCCGGAAAACCGCCTCTTGGCGCGAGGCCCCCGATACCGGCTCGACGCGGAGGTGCTGCGCGACCAGGCCCTCTATGCGGCCGGGCTGTTGAACGAAGAGCGCGGCGGCCACGGCGTCAAGCCCTACCAGCCGCCCGGGCTTTGGGAGGAGATTGCCTACCCCGCCAGCGACACGTCGAAGTACGTTCAGGACCACGGGCAGGCGCTCTATCGGCGAAGCCTCTACCTCTTCTGGAAGCGGACGAGCCCGCCGCCGGCTCTGCTGCTCTTCGATGCGCCGATGCGGGAGTCATGCGTGGTGCGGCGCGCGCGGACCAACACCCCGCTTCAAGCCCTCACCGCGATGAACGCGCCGGCCTACTTCGAAGCCTCGCGCGTCATGGCCGAACGCGTGCTGCACCAGAAAGGGCCTGACGCGAGCCGCATCGATTTCGCGTTCCGACTCGCCACCGCGCGCGATCCCTCGCCGTCCGAGCAGGGCGTCCTGTTGCGCGCCTTGAGCGAGCAGCGCGCCCTGTACCACTTCGACGTGGACAACGCCAAGAAGCTGATCTCCGCCGGGGAGGCGCCCCGCGACGAATCCCTCGACCCCGCCGAGCATGCGGCATGGACCATGGTCTGCAACCTCATGCTCAACCTCGATGAAACCGTGACGATGCACTAA